One segment of Mugil cephalus isolate CIBA_MC_2020 chromosome 14, CIBA_Mcephalus_1.1, whole genome shotgun sequence DNA contains the following:
- the lratd2a gene encoding protein LRATD2a: protein MGNQMDRLSHLSYAEVPTVDPNGVDTEDGSRIGVSYIFSNDDDELEDGCAVDGTDKDPNQEEKQYDKRDEVECAVYYRDECIYEKSAKSASLEVYSPENLLNKCKAGDLVEFVATGQYPHWAVYVGDFQVVHLHRAEVKNSFLTDASQGRRCRIVNDLYKFKALGPDVVVQNAMEQVGLKDRELSWRNSEGFAAWCRFGKREFKMGGEIRIGKQPYRLKILMSDKQSHVLEFQSLEDMIMEKRRNDHLGRTAVLKELTTHFSSAGETQSDPRAE from the coding sequence ATGGGGAACCAGATGGACAGGCTGTCACATTTAAGTTACGCAGAAGTTCCCACCGTGGACCCGAACGGCGTGGATACAGAGGACGGTTCACGGATCGGCGTCTCTTACATTTTTTCCAACGACGACGACGAGTTGGAGGATGGCTGCGCCGTCGATGGCACAGATAAAGACCCGAATCAGGAAGAGAAGCAGTACGACAAGCGCGACGAGGTGGAGTGCGCCGTCTACTACAGAGATGAATGCATTTACGAGAAGAGCGCAAAGTCGGCCAGCCTGGAGGTATACTCTCCAGAGAACCTACTAAACAAATGCAAAGCGGGCGACTTGGTGGAGTTTGTGGCTACGGGGCAGTACCCGCACTGGGCTGTGTACGTGGGGGACTTCCAGGTGGTGCACCTGCACAGAGCCGAGGTCAAAAACAGCTTTCTGACAGACGCGAGTCAGGGGAGGAGGTGCCGGATCGTGAACGACTTGTACAAGTTCAAAGCTCTCGGTCCGGATGTGGTCGTGCAAAACGCGATGGAGCAGGTGGGCTTGAAGGACCGAGAGCTGAGCTGGCGAAACTCCGAGGGCTTCGCAGCCTGGTGCAGGTTCGGCAAGAGGGAGTTCAAAATGGGCGGGGAGATACGGATAGGCAAGCAGCCGTACAGGCTGAAAATACTCATGTCGGACAAACAGTCCCACGTGTTGGAGTTTCAGAGTTTGGAGGACATGAtcatggagaagaggaggaacgaCCACCTGGGCAGGACAGCCGTGCTGAAGGAGCTGACCACTCACTTCAGCAGCGCTGGGGAGACCCAGAGTGATCCCAGAGCTGAATGA